A single Paenibacillus kribbensis DNA region contains:
- the rpoB gene encoding DNA-directed RNA polymerase subunit beta, with the protein MAGHLVQYGRRTRRSYARINEVLEVPNLIEIQQKSYDWFLEEGLREMFRDISPIQDFTGNLILEFIDYSLGEPKYTVDDAKERDVTYAAPLRVKVRLINKETGEVKEQEVFMGDFPLMTETGTFIINGAERVIVSQLVRSPSVYFSTKVDKNAKTTYTATVIPNRGAWLELEMDAKDIIYVRIDRTRKIPVTVLLRALGFGTDAEILDLLGNDEYIRNTLDKDNTDSTEKALIEIYERLRPGEPPTLDNAKSLLVARFFDPKRYDLANVGRYKINKKLHIKNRLFNQRLAETLIDTTTGEIIAEAGQMVDRRLLDEILAQLEESVGHRTYHVASGVLESNDIPLQTIDVFSPIEDGKVVKLIANGNIDKSVKNITPADIISSISYFINLLHGIGSTDDIDHLGNRRLRSVGELLQNQFRIGLSRMERVVRERMSIQDANVITPQALINIRPVIASIKEFFGSSQLSQFMDQTNPLAELTHKRRLSALGPGGLTRERAGMEVRDVHPSHYGRMCPIETPEGPNIGLINSLSTFARINEYGFIEAPYRWVDPKTGKVTDQIDYLTADEEDNYIVAQANAELTEENTFKDEIVIVRYNKQSDNIIPMASSRVDYMDVSPKQVVSVATALIPFLENDDSNRALMGSNMQRQAVPLLIPKAPLVGTGMEHKSAKDSGVCVVSKYNGVIERSSANEIWLRRIETVDGAEVKGDIVKYKLHKFMRSNQGTCINQRPIVNRGDIVKVGDILADGPSTEMGELALGRNVVVAFMTWEGYNYEDAILLSEKLVKEDVYTSIHIEEYESEARDTKLGPEEITRDIPNVGEEALRNLDERGIIRIGAEIAAGDILVGKVTPKGVTELTAEERLLHAIFGEKAREVRDTSLRVPHGTDGIVVDVKVFTRENGDELPPGVNQLVRVYIAQKRKISEGDKMAGRHGNKGVVARILPEEDMPFLPDGTPVQVVLNPLGVPSRMNIGQVLEVHLGMAAMRLGIHVATPVFDGAKEYDVFDTMEEAGMQRNGKTVLYDGRTGDRFEREVTVGVMHMIKLAHMVDDKIHARSTGPYSLVTQQPLGGKAQFGGQRFGEMEVWALEAYGAAYTLQEILTVKSDDVVGRVKTYESIVKGENVPEPGVPESFKVLIKELQSLGMDVKILSEDEQEIEMRELDDEDDTTGDKLSLNLEGSEVGVE; encoded by the coding sequence TTGGCAGGACATCTTGTTCAATATGGTCGACGCACTCGGCGCAGTTATGCACGTATTAATGAGGTACTCGAGGTTCCGAACCTGATTGAAATCCAACAAAAATCCTATGATTGGTTTTTGGAGGAAGGATTACGGGAGATGTTTCGGGATATTTCACCAATTCAGGATTTCACAGGAAACCTGATTCTGGAATTTATCGATTACTCTCTCGGAGAACCTAAATATACCGTTGACGACGCAAAGGAACGCGACGTGACGTATGCAGCACCGCTTCGGGTAAAAGTCCGGCTTATTAATAAAGAAACCGGGGAAGTGAAAGAGCAGGAAGTATTCATGGGAGACTTCCCGCTGATGACTGAAACGGGTACGTTTATTATTAACGGTGCGGAACGGGTTATTGTCAGCCAGTTGGTTCGCTCTCCCAGCGTCTATTTCAGCACAAAAGTCGACAAGAATGCGAAAACAACATACACCGCAACGGTAATTCCTAACCGGGGGGCTTGGCTCGAGCTGGAGATGGATGCGAAGGATATTATCTATGTCCGGATTGACCGTACCCGTAAAATTCCGGTTACGGTGTTGCTGCGTGCGCTAGGCTTTGGCACTGATGCTGAGATTTTGGATTTGCTCGGCAATGACGAATATATCCGTAACACGCTTGATAAAGACAATACCGACTCTACGGAGAAAGCGCTGATTGAAATTTATGAGCGTCTTCGTCCGGGTGAGCCGCCTACACTGGATAATGCAAAGAGCTTGCTCGTTGCACGCTTCTTTGATCCAAAACGTTATGATCTGGCCAACGTAGGCCGCTACAAAATCAATAAAAAGCTTCACATCAAAAACCGCCTGTTCAATCAACGTCTTGCTGAGACCCTGATTGATACGACAACTGGTGAAATCATCGCTGAAGCAGGACAAATGGTTGACCGCCGTCTGTTGGACGAGATTTTGGCCCAGCTGGAAGAATCGGTTGGACACCGTACGTATCATGTTGCTAGTGGCGTACTGGAAAGCAATGATATTCCGCTTCAAACGATTGACGTATTCTCACCAATTGAGGATGGTAAAGTTGTAAAACTGATTGCTAACGGAAATATTGATAAATCGGTTAAAAATATTACGCCTGCCGATATTATTTCCTCCATCAGTTATTTTATTAACTTGCTTCACGGAATCGGAAGCACAGACGATATTGACCACTTGGGTAACCGTCGTTTGCGTTCTGTAGGTGAGTTGCTCCAGAATCAGTTCCGTATCGGTTTGTCCCGTATGGAACGCGTGGTTCGCGAAAGAATGTCGATCCAGGATGCCAATGTAATTACGCCACAGGCGCTGATTAACATACGTCCGGTAATCGCCTCGATTAAAGAGTTCTTTGGTAGCTCCCAGCTGTCTCAGTTTATGGATCAGACGAACCCGCTTGCTGAATTGACACACAAACGTCGTTTGTCCGCACTCGGACCTGGTGGTTTGACACGTGAGCGCGCAGGCATGGAAGTACGTGACGTCCATCCGAGTCACTACGGCCGTATGTGTCCTATCGAGACGCCGGAGGGACCGAACATTGGTTTGATTAACTCCTTGTCTACCTTCGCGCGTATCAACGAGTACGGATTTATCGAAGCTCCTTATCGTTGGGTAGATCCGAAAACCGGAAAAGTTACAGATCAGATTGATTACCTGACTGCTGATGAAGAAGATAACTACATCGTAGCCCAGGCAAATGCGGAATTGACTGAGGAAAACACCTTTAAGGATGAAATCGTCATTGTCCGCTATAACAAACAGTCTGATAACATTATTCCAATGGCGAGTAGCCGCGTTGATTACATGGACGTATCACCTAAACAGGTCGTATCGGTCGCAACTGCACTGATTCCGTTCCTGGAGAACGATGACTCTAACCGCGCATTGATGGGTTCCAACATGCAGCGGCAGGCTGTCCCGCTCCTGATTCCAAAGGCTCCTTTGGTTGGAACAGGAATGGAGCATAAGTCTGCAAAAGATTCCGGTGTTTGCGTTGTGTCCAAGTACAACGGGGTAATCGAACGTTCTTCGGCTAATGAAATTTGGCTGCGCCGTATTGAAACTGTAGATGGCGCTGAAGTAAAAGGCGACATTGTTAAGTATAAATTACACAAATTTATGCGTTCTAACCAAGGAACATGCATCAATCAGCGGCCAATTGTTAACAGAGGCGATATTGTCAAAGTTGGCGATATTCTTGCAGATGGTCCTTCCACAGAGATGGGCGAGTTGGCATTGGGACGTAACGTTGTCGTCGCCTTCATGACTTGGGAAGGTTACAACTATGAGGATGCGATCCTGCTGAGCGAGAAGCTGGTTAAGGAGGATGTATACACCTCGATCCATATCGAGGAATACGAATCCGAGGCCCGCGATACGAAGCTTGGACCTGAAGAAATTACTCGTGATATCCCGAATGTTGGTGAAGAAGCGCTTCGTAATCTGGATGAGCGCGGCATCATTCGCATTGGTGCTGAAATCGCCGCAGGCGACATTCTCGTTGGTAAAGTAACACCTAAGGGTGTGACTGAGCTGACAGCCGAAGAACGTCTCTTGCATGCAATCTTCGGTGAGAAGGCACGCGAGGTTCGCGATACTTCCTTGAGAGTTCCTCACGGAACAGACGGAATCGTTGTAGACGTTAAAGTGTTTACACGTGAAAATGGCGATGAGCTGCCACCGGGTGTGAACCAGCTGGTACGCGTATACATTGCTCAAAAACGTAAAATCTCCGAAGGCGATAAAATGGCTGGACGTCACGGTAACAAGGGTGTCGTTGCCCGTATCTTGCCTGAGGAAGATATGCCATTCCTGCCGGATGGTACACCGGTACAGGTCGTTCTCAACCCACTGGGCGTACCTTCGCGGATGAACATCGGACAGGTGCTCGAAGTCCATCTGGGTATGGCTGCAATGCGTCTTGGTATTCATGTGGCTACGCCAGTATTTGATGGTGCCAAGGAGTATGACGTGTTCGATACCATGGAAGAAGCAGGCATGCAGCGTAACGGTAAGACTGTGTTGTATGACGGCCGTACAGGTGATCGTTTTGAACGTGAAGTTACTGTTGGTGTCATGCACATGATTAAACTTGCGCACATGGTTGACGATAAAATCCATGCCCGCTCTACGGGCCCTTACTCTCTCGTTACGCAACAACCATTGGGTGGTAAAGCTCAATTCGGTGGTCAGCGCTTCGGGGAGATGGAAGTATGGGCGCTGGAAGCCTACGGCGCGGCGTACACGCTTCAGGAAATTTTGACTGTGAAATCCGATGATGTGGTTGGACGTGTTAAAACCTACGAATCCATCGTCAAAGGTGAAAATGTCCCTGAACCGGGTGTTCCTGAATCATTCAAGGTCTTGATCAAAGAGCTGCAAAGCTTGGGGATGGACGTGAAGATTCTGTCCGAAGACGAACAAGAGATCGAAATGAGAGAGCTTGATGATGAAGATGACACAACTGGCGATAAGCTGAGTTTGAATCTGGAAGGCTCTGAGGTTGGCGTAGAGTAG
- the rplA gene encoding 50S ribosomal protein L1, with translation MAKHGKKYLEAAKLIDSEATYEPLEAVELVKKAATAKFDETVEAAVRLGVDSRKQDQAVRGVVVLPHGTGKTQRVLVFAKGDKVKEAEAAGADFVGDQDMINKIQQGWFEFDVCVATPDMMSEVGKLGRLLGGKGLMPNPKAGTVTFDVAKAVQEIKAGKIEYRLDKAGQIHAPIGKASFSAEQLNENLKALIEALNRAKPAAAKGVYLKNIAISSTMGPSARVNASVYR, from the coding sequence ATGGCTAAACATGGTAAGAAGTACCTGGAAGCTGCTAAGCTGATTGACAGCGAAGCAACTTATGAGCCTTTGGAAGCCGTTGAACTGGTGAAAAAGGCTGCAACTGCTAAATTCGACGAAACCGTTGAAGCAGCAGTTCGTCTGGGCGTAGATTCCCGTAAACAAGACCAGGCTGTTCGTGGTGTTGTTGTCCTGCCGCATGGTACAGGTAAAACACAACGCGTTCTGGTATTTGCAAAAGGTGACAAAGTGAAAGAAGCGGAAGCGGCTGGCGCTGATTTTGTTGGCGATCAAGATATGATCAACAAAATCCAACAAGGCTGGTTCGAATTCGACGTCTGCGTTGCGACACCTGATATGATGAGTGAGGTTGGTAAACTGGGTCGTTTGCTCGGTGGTAAAGGTTTGATGCCTAACCCTAAAGCAGGCACAGTTACTTTCGATGTTGCCAAGGCTGTTCAAGAAATTAAAGCCGGTAAAATCGAATACCGTCTCGACAAAGCAGGTCAAATTCACGCACCAATCGGCAAAGCTTCTTTCAGTGCTGAACAACTGAACGAGAACCTTAAAGCCTTGATTGAAGCCTTGAACCGTGCGAAGCCAGCGGCTGCTAAAGGTGTATACCTGAAAAACATCGCTATTTCTTCGACTATGGGACCAAGTGCACGTGTGAACGCATCTGTTTACAGATAA
- the rlmB gene encoding 23S rRNA (guanosine(2251)-2'-O)-methyltransferase RlmB: MEEEWIAGKHSVTEALRSGRTINKIWIADNAQKHLTLPITAEAQKAGIIVQQVDKRKLDQMVPGIQHQGVVAQAAPFAYAEVEELLANARDKGEEPFLILLDEIEDPHNLGSILRTADCTGAHGVIVPKRRSAAVTVTVSKTSAGAVEYVPVARVNNLGQTIDRLKEEGVWVVGTDVAATDPVFGNGVFTGPVAIVIGNENKGMGRLIREKCDVLVKLPMAGQINSLNASVAAGVVMYEVLRGRQARG; this comes from the coding sequence ATGGAAGAAGAATGGATTGCCGGTAAGCATTCGGTAACGGAGGCATTACGTTCAGGCAGAACGATCAATAAAATATGGATTGCAGACAATGCGCAAAAGCATTTGACACTACCGATTACAGCTGAGGCCCAAAAAGCAGGAATCATTGTTCAGCAGGTGGACAAGCGTAAGCTGGATCAAATGGTACCGGGGATTCAGCATCAGGGGGTAGTTGCACAGGCTGCGCCTTTTGCCTATGCTGAAGTGGAAGAATTGCTCGCCAATGCCCGTGATAAAGGGGAAGAGCCGTTTTTGATTTTGTTGGATGAAATTGAAGACCCGCATAATCTGGGCTCCATCCTTCGTACGGCGGATTGTACAGGAGCGCATGGTGTTATTGTGCCTAAAAGGCGTTCGGCAGCCGTAACTGTAACGGTGTCCAAAACATCGGCAGGTGCTGTTGAGTATGTCCCGGTGGCGCGTGTGAATAATTTGGGGCAAACCATTGACCGTCTTAAAGAAGAAGGTGTATGGGTAGTTGGCACGGATGTGGCAGCGACCGACCCTGTTTTTGGGAATGGAGTATTCACGGGGCCGGTGGCCATTGTCATCGGCAACGAAAATAAAGGAATGGGTCGTTTGATTCGTGAAAAATGCGACGTGCTCGTCAAGCTGCCGATGGCGGGGCAAATCAATTCCCTGAATGCTTCTGTAGCTGCAGGTGTCGTGATGTACGAAGTATTGCGCGGACGACAGGCACGGGGCTAA
- a CDS encoding NYN domain-containing protein encodes MADTRDVLLVDGYNMIGAWPELSALVQSGMQEARDRLLERLADHQAYSGRRVIVVFDAYRVPGLGKTFAQSKVQIYFTREKETADECIERLVRELSSKRRSIYVATSDQVEQHVAFGQGALRVSARELLIEIEESEREVQKRIQQDSAKLSRNSLDAKLSPELRKLFERWRRE; translated from the coding sequence ATGGCTGACACGCGGGATGTTCTGCTTGTGGACGGTTACAACATGATTGGAGCCTGGCCCGAACTTTCCGCACTGGTACAGTCTGGTATGCAGGAAGCGAGGGACAGACTTCTCGAACGACTCGCAGATCATCAGGCGTATTCCGGCAGAAGAGTCATCGTCGTATTTGATGCTTACAGGGTGCCAGGATTGGGTAAAACTTTTGCCCAGAGTAAAGTCCAGATTTATTTTACGAGAGAAAAAGAGACAGCAGACGAGTGCATCGAGCGATTGGTTCGGGAACTAAGCAGCAAGAGGAGAAGCATTTACGTAGCGACAAGTGATCAGGTAGAGCAGCATGTCGCCTTTGGCCAGGGAGCACTCAGGGTATCGGCGCGGGAACTGCTCATCGAGATTGAGGAATCCGAAAGGGAAGTACAGAAGCGAATTCAGCAGGATAGCGCCAAATTGTCCCGTAACTCGCTGGATGCCAAGCTGAGCCCGGAGCTTCGAAAGCTGTTTGAACGATGGAGAAGAGAATAA
- the rplJ gene encoding 50S ribosomal protein L10 has translation MANAKVIQAKQEAVEVVAAKLRESVTTVVADYRGLNVAQVTELRKQLREAGVEFQVLKNTLLRRATAAAELTELDAVLTGPTAIAFGKDDAVSAAKILNDFAKKNNALELKGGVVEGRVIGVEEVKALAELPSREGLLSMLLSVLQAPMRNFALAVKAVAEKEEQSA, from the coding sequence TTGGCAAATGCAAAGGTGATTCAAGCAAAACAAGAAGCTGTGGAAGTTGTAGCTGCAAAATTGCGCGAGAGCGTAACGACTGTGGTTGCGGACTATCGCGGTCTGAATGTTGCCCAAGTAACTGAGCTGCGTAAGCAGCTTCGCGAAGCCGGAGTCGAATTTCAAGTGCTGAAAAACACGCTGCTTCGTCGCGCAACTGCGGCAGCAGAATTGACTGAACTGGACGCAGTATTGACAGGTCCTACTGCAATCGCGTTCGGCAAAGATGATGCTGTGTCTGCAGCTAAAATCTTGAATGATTTCGCTAAGAAAAACAATGCGCTCGAACTGAAAGGCGGAGTTGTAGAAGGTCGCGTTATCGGTGTTGAGGAAGTCAAAGCGCTGGCAGAACTGCCATCCCGCGAAGGTCTCCTTTCAATGCTCCTCAGCGTGCTTCAAGCTCCTATGCGCAACTTCGCGCTTGCAGTTAAAGCTGTTGCGGAAAAAGAAGAGCAAAGCGCATAA
- the sigH gene encoding RNA polymerase sporulation sigma factor SigH — protein MSVDLKDIMLSKFDYKNDEDIVGAVHEGDGEALEFLINKYRNFVRAKARSYFLIGADREDIIQEGMIGLYKSIRDFKGDKLSSFKAFAELCITRQIITAIKTATRQKHIPLNSYVSLDKPIYDEESDRTLLDVICGTQVSDPEELIINQEEFVGLEDKMSEILSELERKVLMLYLDGRSYQEIAEDLDRHVKSIDNALQRVKRKLEKYLEVRDS, from the coding sequence GTGAGTGTGGACCTCAAGGATATCATGTTGTCAAAGTTTGATTACAAAAATGATGAAGACATTGTCGGAGCAGTCCATGAAGGTGATGGGGAGGCGCTGGAGTTCCTGATTAATAAGTACCGGAACTTTGTGCGGGCCAAGGCCAGATCCTACTTCCTGATCGGCGCCGATCGCGAGGATATTATTCAGGAGGGCATGATTGGTCTCTACAAATCCATTCGTGATTTTAAGGGAGACAAGCTTTCTTCGTTCAAGGCCTTTGCCGAGTTATGCATTACGCGACAGATTATTACGGCAATCAAGACGGCTACACGCCAAAAGCACATTCCTCTGAATTCTTACGTATCTCTGGACAAGCCCATCTATGATGAAGAGTCAGATCGGACGTTGCTCGATGTGATTTGCGGAACACAAGTAAGCGACCCTGAGGAACTAATTATCAATCAGGAAGAGTTCGTAGGGCTCGAGGACAAGATGTCGGAAATTCTGAGCGAGCTGGAACGAAAGGTGCTTATGCTGTATCTGGACGGACGCTCGTATCAGGAGATTGCAGAGGATCTTGACCGTCATGTAAAATCGATTGATAATGCACTGCAACGGGTCAAGCGTAAACTTGAAAAGTATCTGGAAGTAAGGGATAGTTGA
- the rpmG gene encoding 50S ribosomal protein L33 has protein sequence MRVIITLACTTCKQRNYTTTKNKRNHPDRMEMKKFCKFCNEQTSHRETR, from the coding sequence ATGCGGGTAATTATTACTTTGGCTTGTACAACTTGCAAACAAAGAAATTACACAACGACGAAAAACAAGCGTAATCACCCCGACCGCATGGAGATGAAGAAATTCTGTAAGTTCTGTAACGAACAGACTTCTCATCGGGAAACCAGATAG
- the secE gene encoding preprotein translocase subunit SecE, with amino-acid sequence MKSSFKSLFSFFSESWAELKKVRWPNRKELTNYTLIVIGTIAFVTVYFWVLDIGISAVIEAII; translated from the coding sequence GTGAAAAGCAGTTTCAAGTCTCTGTTTTCCTTTTTCTCTGAAAGCTGGGCTGAACTCAAGAAGGTTCGCTGGCCCAATCGTAAAGAACTGACCAACTATACGCTGATTGTCATTGGGACAATTGCGTTTGTCACGGTTTATTTTTGGGTTCTCGATATCGGCATTTCCGCTGTGATCGAAGCGATTATCTAG
- a CDS encoding class I SAM-dependent methyltransferase translates to MADHYYSKRPEAAHERRSLETVLRGRTYRFASDSGVFSKQEIDYGSRVLIEAMQLPAQASVLDVGCGYGPIGLTAATLVPEGHVTMIDINERAVQLAKENAERNGIKNVTIKQSDLFAEVKHQHFDVILTNPPIRAGKETVHAIFELAYEHLNEGGALWVVIQKKQGAPSASAKIESLFGSVEEVTKDKGYRILKAEKSFGKKQ, encoded by the coding sequence ATGGCTGATCATTATTACTCTAAACGGCCAGAGGCGGCGCATGAACGACGAAGTCTGGAGACAGTGCTAAGGGGACGGACATACCGTTTTGCTAGTGATTCAGGTGTTTTTTCAAAGCAAGAGATTGATTACGGCAGCCGTGTGCTGATTGAAGCGATGCAGCTTCCCGCACAAGCCTCCGTGTTGGATGTCGGATGTGGGTATGGACCGATTGGATTGACGGCAGCAACGCTTGTGCCAGAGGGCCACGTTACAATGATTGATATTAATGAGCGAGCCGTTCAACTGGCAAAAGAAAATGCGGAACGAAATGGGATTAAAAATGTCACTATTAAGCAGAGTGATTTGTTCGCGGAAGTGAAGCATCAGCATTTTGACGTAATTTTGACGAATCCGCCTATACGTGCAGGGAAAGAAACGGTACATGCTATTTTCGAGTTGGCGTATGAGCATTTAAACGAAGGTGGAGCTTTGTGGGTGGTCATCCAGAAAAAGCAGGGGGCTCCTTCGGCGAGTGCTAAAATCGAGAGTCTTTTTGGCAGTGTGGAGGAAGTTACGAAGGATAAAGGTTATCGAATTTTAAAAGCTGAAAAAAGTTTTGGAAAAAAGCAATAG
- a CDS encoding Mini-ribonuclease 3, with the protein MNDKPLNTGALEDAGNWFPYPASKPARLMPPIALAYIGDAVYEVAVRQYLLAQPNLRPNHLHRRATGLVSAKAQSRMLGLLEKVLTEEECDIVRQGRNAKSGSLPKNADVLEYRHATALEALIGFLYSDGRLDRLRELITYGIAQMENTEKS; encoded by the coding sequence ATGAATGATAAGCCACTGAATACGGGGGCTTTGGAGGACGCGGGAAACTGGTTCCCGTATCCTGCGTCCAAACCGGCCCGTCTGATGCCTCCCATTGCGTTAGCTTACATTGGCGATGCCGTGTATGAGGTCGCCGTCCGTCAATATTTGTTGGCACAGCCCAACCTGCGCCCCAATCATTTGCATCGCCGAGCCACAGGGCTAGTCTCCGCGAAGGCGCAGAGCCGTATGTTGGGACTGCTGGAAAAGGTGCTGACGGAGGAAGAGTGCGACATTGTCCGGCAAGGAAGAAATGCCAAGTCAGGCAGCCTGCCCAAAAATGCGGATGTACTTGAGTACCGTCACGCGACTGCGCTGGAGGCACTGATCGGCTTTCTCTATAGCGATGGGCGCTTGGACAGATTGAGAGAATTGATCACGTACGGTATTGCACAAATGGAAAATACAGAAAAATCATAA
- the rplK gene encoding 50S ribosomal protein L11, with the protein MAKKVIKMVKLQIPAGKANPAPPVGPALGQAGVNIMAFCKEFNARTADQAGLIIPVEISVFEDRSFTFITKTPPAAVLLKVAAKIEKGSGEPNKTKVATVNRAAVRQIAEQKMPDLNAASVESAMRMVEGTARSMGITIVD; encoded by the coding sequence ATGGCAAAAAAGGTAATTAAAATGGTAAAACTGCAGATTCCTGCAGGGAAAGCTAATCCAGCGCCTCCAGTAGGTCCAGCTTTGGGTCAAGCAGGTGTCAACATCATGGCATTCTGTAAAGAGTTCAATGCTCGTACTGCTGATCAAGCAGGCCTGATTATCCCGGTTGAAATTTCGGTATTTGAAGATCGTTCTTTTACGTTCATCACCAAAACTCCACCGGCTGCTGTTCTGTTGAAAGTTGCTGCTAAAATCGAAAAAGGTTCCGGTGAACCGAATAAAACGAAAGTTGCAACTGTAAATCGCGCTGCTGTTCGTCAAATTGCAGAGCAAAAAATGCCTGACCTTAACGCAGCTTCCGTAGAATCGGCAATGCGTATGGTTGAAGGTACTGCTCGCAGCATGGGTATCACCATCGTAGATTAA
- the nusG gene encoding transcription termination/antitermination protein NusG encodes MEKRWYVVHTYSGYENKVKANLEKRVESMGMEDKIFRVLVPMEEELVTKDGKKKTVMRKVYPGYVLVEMVQTDDSWYVVRNTPGVTGFVGSTGSGSKPTPLLPEEVEQILKHMGMVEPKPKIEFDVKESVRIKVGPFANFVGSVEEILVEKSKLKVHVNMFGRETPLELDYTQVEKI; translated from the coding sequence ATGGAAAAAAGATGGTATGTCGTTCATACCTATTCAGGGTATGAGAACAAAGTCAAAGCCAATTTGGAAAAACGCGTTGAGTCCATGGGCATGGAAGACAAGATATTCCGTGTTCTTGTTCCAATGGAAGAAGAACTGGTAACCAAGGACGGTAAGAAAAAAACCGTTATGCGTAAAGTATACCCTGGTTATGTCTTAGTCGAAATGGTCCAAACCGACGACTCTTGGTATGTTGTTCGCAATACACCAGGTGTTACGGGATTTGTAGGGTCGACAGGCTCGGGTTCCAAACCGACGCCATTGCTTCCGGAAGAAGTTGAACAGATTCTGAAGCATATGGGCATGGTAGAGCCGAAACCGAAGATTGAATTCGATGTTAAGGAATCCGTGCGGATTAAAGTTGGTCCTTTTGCGAATTTTGTGGGCTCCGTGGAAGAAATTTTGGTTGAGAAAAGCAAGCTTAAGGTTCACGTCAACATGTTTGGACGGGAAACCCCGCTTGAGTTGGATTATACTCAAGTGGAGAAAATATAG
- the rplL gene encoding 50S ribosomal protein L7/L12, which translates to MSKEQILEAIKGMSVLELNDLVKAIEEEFGVTAAAPVAVAGGAAGGAAEAEQSEFDVILASAGASKINVIKAVREITGLGLKEAKELVDNAPKPLKEKIAKEEAESIKAKLEEAGASVEVK; encoded by the coding sequence ATGAGTAAAGAGCAAATCTTGGAAGCAATTAAAGGTATGTCCGTATTGGAACTGAACGATCTCGTTAAAGCAATCGAAGAAGAATTCGGCGTAACTGCAGCAGCTCCAGTAGCTGTAGCTGGCGGCGCAGCAGGTGGCGCAGCAGAAGCTGAGCAATCCGAGTTTGACGTAATCCTGGCAAGCGCTGGCGCTTCCAAAATCAACGTTATCAAAGCAGTTCGCGAAATCACAGGTCTTGGCCTGAAAGAAGCAAAAGAACTGGTTGACAACGCTCCAAAACCACTGAAAGAAAAAATTGCTAAAGAAGAAGCTGAATCCATTAAAGCAAAATTGGAAGAAGCAGGCGCTTCTGTAGAAGTAAAATAA